A stretch of Ipomoea triloba cultivar NCNSP0323 chromosome 11, ASM357664v1 DNA encodes these proteins:
- the LOC115997479 gene encoding DEAD-box ATP-dependent RNA helicase 50 — MMLAEAAAVAAAVAPPPYVVNSFKFRRAMVLQPIPLAGSGNVVNLTSCRRKRREVQGSYTRRPMDTPGAYELIDNGTGEKVIVWGGVENDDDDSAIPSKELLSAWKSKSRTGGDVKASNKTLAGSFSRLKFHKMKALVKKSYTKEQEDDFRDHDEQNARVSATSEVDDFGEQERFDLLDDSSRSVQALDSEVLLQKLRRRMVKDSSDTANENDVRQLHIQNKESDAKSITQTLSASKDSVNHMGGWGKVDDFYRQKRMLNDSNNFFSKKSFQDLGCSDYLIESLRKQMFGFPSHIQAMAFERVIEGKSCIISDQSGSGKTLAYLLPLIQRLREEELQGLGKPLSQNPRVIVLTPTAELASQVLNVCRSFSKSGVPFRSVVATGGFRQRTQLENLRQELDVLIATPGRFMFLVKEGHLHLTNLNCAVLDEVDILFKDEDFETALQCLVTSSPVTAQFLFVTATLPVDIYNKLVENFPDCELITGPGMHRTSTGLEEVLVDCSGEEGSEKTPDTAFLNKKNALLQLVEESPVPKTIVFCNKIESCRKVENALKRFDRKGIYVRVLPFHAALDREMRLASMKEFHSPQPKNVSMFLVCTDRASRGIDFTGVDHVVLFDFPRDPSEYVRRVGRTARGAGGKGKAFIFVVGKQVSLAQRIIERNKKGHPLHDVPYT, encoded by the exons ATGATGCTTGCCGAGGCCGCAGCGGTGGCTGCCGCGGTGGCTCCGCCACCATATGTAGTAAATAGTTTCAAATTTCGGAGAGCCATGGTGCTGCAACCTATTCCCCTCGCTGGCAGCGGCAATGTCGTTAACCTTACTAGTTGCAGGAGGAAGAGAAGGGAGGTTCAAGGTTCTTACACTCGTAGGCCCATGGACACCCCCGGCGCTTACGAGCTTATCGACAATGGTACAGGAGAGAAAGTCATAGTTTGGGGAGGAGTCGAGAACGACGATGACGACTCTGCTATCCCTTCGAAGGAACTTCTCTCCGCCTGGAAATCCAAGAGCCGTACTGGCGGTGACGTTAAAG CATCTAACAAAACTCTGGCGGGAAGTTTTAGCAGATTGAAATTCCATAAAATGAAAGCTCTTGTGAAGAAAAGCTATACAAAAGAGCAAGAAGATGATTTTCGTGATCATGATGAACAGAATGCTAGGGTATCTGCCACTTCAGAAGTTGATGATTTTGGAGAACAAGAGAGATTTGACCTTCTTGATGATAGTTCAAGATCTGTACAAGCACTGGATTCAGAAGTTTTGCTGCAAAAACTCAGGAGAAGGATGGTCAAGGATTCCTCCGATACAGCTAATGAAAATGATGTTAGGCAGCTTCACATTCAAAATAAGGAGTCTGATGCTAAATCTATCACACAAACCCTTTCTGCTTCAAAAGATTCTGTTAATCACATGGGAGGATGGGGTAAGGTAGATGACTTTTACCGGCAAAAGAGGATGTTAAATGACAGTAATAATTTTTTCAGCAAAAAATCATTTCAAGATTTGGGGTGCAGTGACTACTTGATTGAATCTTTAAGGAAGCAGATGTTTGGATTCCCTTCACATATTCAG GCAATGGCATTTGAACGTGTTATTGAAGGAAAGAGCTGCATTATATCTGATCAAAGTGGATCTGGAAAGACTTTGGCATATCTTCTTCCACTTATTCAACGCCTTAGAGAAGAAGAGCTTCAAGGACTTGGTAAACCATTGTCACAAAATCCTCGGGTCATTGTATTGACACCAACTGCTGAGTTGGCTTCTCAG GTTTTGAATGTTTGCCGATCATTTTCAAAATCTGGTGTTCCATTTCGATCTGTAGTTGCAACAGGTGGGTTTCGGCAGAGGACCCAACTGGAGAATCTTAGGCAGGAGTTGGATGTTCTGATAGCTACACCTGGTCGATTCATGTTTCTTGTTAAAGAGGGTCACTTGCATTTAACAAACCTTAATTG TGCTGTGTTGGATGAGGTAGACATACTTTTTAAGGATGAAGATTTTGAGACTGCACTACAATGTCTTGTTACCTCTTCACCTGTCACTGCACAATTTCTATTTGTGACTGCAACTTTGCCAGTTGATATATACAACAAGTTGGTTGAAAACTTCCCTGACTGTGAGCTTATAACTGGTCCTGGTATGCATCGCACAAGCACAGGCTTAGAGGAG GTCCTTGTAGATTGTAGTGGAGAGGAAGGATCAGAAAAAACCCCAGATACAGCATTCCTCAACAAGAAAAATGCTCTTTTGCAGTTGGTGGAGGAAAGCCCAGTCCCTAAGACAATTGTTTTCTGTAACAAG ATTGAGAGCTGCAGAAAAGTAGAAAATGCATTAAAGCGCTTTGACAGGAAAGGAATCTATGTTAGAGTATTACCATTTCATGCCGCTTTGGATCGAGAAATGAGGCTTGCTAGTATGAAAGAGTTCCACAGCCCTCAGCCGAAGAACGTCTCTATGTTCTTGGTTTGCACTGACAG AGCATCTAGAGGTATAGACTTCACAGGAGTGGACCATGTAGTACTCTTTGATTTTCCTCGTGATCCAAGCGAATATGTGCGCCGTGTTGGGAGAACAGCCAGAGGCGCTGGAGGAAAAGGAAAAGCGTTCATATTTGTGGTAGGTAAGCAAGTTTCTCTTGCTCAGAGGATAATCGAAAGGAACAAGAAAGGTCACCCATTGCATGATGTACCATATACCTAG